In Haliaeetus albicilla chromosome 2, bHalAlb1.1, whole genome shotgun sequence, a single genomic region encodes these proteins:
- the LOC138684508 gene encoding zinc finger protein 300, with amino-acid sequence MTDLASPAGENPFAFPGGEEGLGDEKALVIHSQAEEEAEKEFKCILCGECFGQQPSLARHQKHHAGERTFICAECGKAFSLKHNLIIHQRIHTGERPYQCGVCQKSFSLKQNLLTHQRIHSGEKPFSCQRCGKRFREQRFLLNHQRTHAEDRPGTAAEVQPGGSRSPELPEAAGGPFACAQCGKGFSCRSSLAAHQRSHGGERPFACPDCGKTFSQKGSLKIHRRTHAGETPFACAQCGESFAQKVNLTAHQRTHGAETALTE; translated from the exons ATGACGGACCTGGCTTCGCCCGCGGGCGAGAACCCCTTCGCCTTCCCGGGCGGCGAGGAGGGCCTGGGGGATGAGAAGGCGCTGGTGATCCACAGCCaggcggaggaggaggcggagaAGGAGTTCAAGTGCATCCTCTGCGGGGAATGCTTCGGCCAGCAGCCCAGCCTCGCCCGGCACCAGAAGCACCACGCCGGGGAACGCACCTTCATCTGCGCCGAGTGCGGCAAAGCCTTCAGCCTCAAGCACAACCTCATCATCCACCAACGCATCCACACCGGGGAGCGTCCCTACCAGTGCGGCGTCTGCCAGAAGAGCTTCAGCCTCAAGCAGAACCTGCTCACCCACCAGCGCATCCACAGCGGCGAGAAGCCCTTCTCCTGCCAGCGCTGCGGGAAGCGCTTCCGCGAGCAGCGCTTCCTCCTCAACCACCAGCGCACCCACGCCGAGGACCGGCCCGGCACTGCCGCTGAGGTCCAGCCCGGCGGCAGCCGCTCGCCAGAGCTGCCTGAGGCAGCTGGCGGCCCCTTCGCCTGCGCCCAGTGCGGGAAGGGcttcagctgcaggagcagcctggCTGCCCACCAGCGCAGCCACGGCGGGGAGCGGCCCTTCGCCTGCCCCGACTGCGGCAAGACCTTCAGCCAAAAGGGCTCCCTGAAGATCCACCGGCGCACCCACGCCGGCGAGACCCCCTTCGCCTGCGCCCAGTGCGGCGAGAGCTTCGCCCAGAAGGTCAACCTCACCGCGCACCAGCGCACCCACGGGGCCGAGACCGCCCTCAC GGAATGA